One region of Deinococcus fonticola genomic DNA includes:
- a CDS encoding thiolase family protein: MSKAVIVAASRTPTGKFLGALADVKAVDLGAITLAETLKRSGAPAELVEEVIMGQVVQAGCGQNPARQAALKAGLSHEVGALTINKVCGSGLKAVILAAQSIRAGDQHAVLAGGMESMSNAPHLLPGARKGYRLGHQTVLDANTHDGLWCSINDEGMGLTGERVAEKYSIGREEQDAYAMGSHQKAVSAQQEGRFKDEIVPVTVKGRKGDVVVDTDEGPRSDTSEETLGKLKPAFKKEGSVTAGNAPGLNDGAASLMVVSEEFAQAHGLTPIAEIIDYATGGLAPEWVMMTPVPATQKLLQKLGWQAGDVDLWELNEAFSVQSLAVSRELGLDAARVNVNGGAVALGHPIGASGARILVTLLSALKQQDKETGIATLCMGGGNGLALAVKRLG, from the coding sequence ATGTCGAAAGCTGTGATTGTGGCGGCGTCCCGCACGCCGACGGGGAAATTTTTGGGTGCACTCGCTGACGTGAAAGCCGTGGATCTGGGGGCCATCACCCTGGCCGAAACGCTGAAACGCAGCGGCGCCCCGGCTGAACTGGTCGAGGAAGTCATCATGGGGCAGGTCGTGCAGGCCGGCTGCGGCCAGAACCCGGCGCGGCAGGCGGCCCTGAAAGCTGGCCTGAGCCACGAGGTCGGCGCGCTGACCATCAACAAGGTGTGCGGCAGCGGCCTGAAAGCCGTGATTCTGGCCGCGCAGAGCATCCGGGCCGGGGATCAGCACGCCGTTCTGGCGGGCGGCATGGAAAGCATGAGCAACGCTCCCCACCTGCTGCCAGGGGCCAGGAAGGGTTACCGCCTGGGCCACCAGACGGTGCTGGACGCCAACACTCACGACGGCCTGTGGTGCTCCATCAACGACGAGGGCATGGGCCTGACCGGCGAGCGCGTGGCCGAGAAGTACAGTATCGGGCGCGAGGAACAGGACGCCTACGCGATGGGCAGCCATCAGAAAGCCGTTTCCGCGCAGCAGGAAGGCCGCTTCAAAGACGAAATCGTTCCCGTGACGGTGAAGGGCCGCAAGGGTGACGTGGTCGTGGATACCGATGAAGGCCCCCGCAGTGACACCAGCGAGGAAACCCTCGGCAAACTGAAACCTGCCTTCAAGAAGGAGGGCAGCGTCACCGCCGGGAATGCCCCCGGGCTCAACGACGGTGCCGCCAGCCTGATGGTCGTCAGCGAGGAATTCGCCCAGGCGCACGGCCTGACGCCCATTGCGGAAATCATCGACTACGCCACGGGCGGCCTGGCCCCCGAATGGGTCATGATGACGCCCGTGCCCGCCACCCAGAAACTCCTGCAGAAACTCGGCTGGCAGGCCGGCGACGTCGACCTGTGGGAACTAAATGAAGCCTTCAGCGTGCAGAGCCTCGCCGTGAGCCGCGAACTGGGTCTGGACGCGGCCCGCGTGAACGTGAACGGCGGCGCGGTCGCACTGGGCCACCCCATCGGCGCGAGCGGCGCACGCATTCTGGTCACGCTGCTGAGCGCCCTGAAGCAGCAGGACAAGGAAACCGGCATTGCCACCCTGTGCATGGGCGGCGGCAACGGCCTCGCCCTGGCTGTGAAACGGTTAGGCTAA
- a CDS encoding YciI family protein encodes MTTLWIIESTYLKPADEIAKITPQHREWLDQHYRSGLFLTSGRKVDNTGGILVARTEHVEQLMELFDEDPFVKHGCSRYKYTAFHPVKRGKSLELEGVPLVE; translated from the coding sequence ATGACGACCCTCTGGATCATCGAAAGCACGTACCTGAAACCCGCCGATGAAATCGCCAAAATCACCCCGCAGCACCGCGAATGGCTCGATCAGCACTACAGGAGCGGCCTCTTTCTCACCAGCGGGCGCAAAGTGGACAACACCGGCGGCATCCTGGTGGCCCGCACCGAGCACGTCGAGCAACTCATGGAACTGTTTGATGAAGACCCCTTCGTGAAACACGGGTGCTCCCGCTACAAGTACACCGCCTTCCATCCAGTGAAGCGCGGGAAAAGCCTGGAACTGGAGGGCGTGCCCCTGGTGGAGTGA
- a CDS encoding 3-hydroxyacyl-CoA dehydrogenase family protein, with the protein MKFGVIGAGQMGGGIAQVAAQSGFDVVVQDMKQEFLDRGKAVIQKSLGKLHEKGKLSDSPEAVLGRIHFTTDLNDFADCDLVVEAIVENEQVKNELFRQLGQIVKPEGILASNTSSIPITALAAASGRPSKFIGMHFMNPVPLMGLVEVIRGYQTSDETTQMVTQTAEKMGKTPLACNDFPGFVSNRILMPMLNEAIQCVMEGVAEPEAIDGIMKLGMNHPMGPLTLADFIGLDTCLAIMEVLHRGLGDDKYRPSPLLRKMVQAGLLGRKSGEGFYKY; encoded by the coding sequence ATGAAATTTGGGGTCATCGGTGCAGGTCAGATGGGCGGTGGGATCGCGCAGGTCGCGGCGCAGAGTGGTTTTGATGTCGTTGTTCAGGACATGAAACAGGAATTTCTGGATCGCGGGAAAGCCGTCATTCAGAAAAGCCTGGGCAAGCTGCACGAGAAAGGCAAATTGAGCGACTCGCCTGAAGCCGTCCTGGGCCGCATTCACTTCACCACTGACCTGAACGACTTCGCCGACTGCGATCTGGTGGTCGAAGCGATCGTCGAAAACGAACAGGTGAAAAACGAACTGTTCCGGCAACTCGGCCAGATCGTGAAGCCCGAGGGCATTCTGGCGAGCAACACCAGCTCCATCCCCATCACGGCGCTGGCTGCCGCTTCGGGCCGCCCTTCTAAGTTCATCGGGATGCACTTCATGAACCCGGTGCCGCTGATGGGGCTCGTGGAGGTCATTCGCGGGTATCAGACCAGTGACGAAACCACGCAAATGGTCACGCAAACCGCCGAGAAGATGGGCAAAACGCCGCTCGCGTGCAACGACTTCCCTGGCTTCGTGAGCAACCGCATCCTGATGCCCATGCTGAACGAGGCCATCCAGTGCGTCATGGAAGGCGTCGCGGAACCAGAGGCGATTGACGGCATCATGAAACTGGGCATGAACCACCCGATGGGGCCGCTGACGCTGGCGGACTTCATCGGCCTGGACACCTGCCTGGCCATCATGGAAGTCCTGCACAGGGGCCTCGGGGACGACAAGTACCGGCCCTCTCCCCTGCTGCGCAAAATGGTGCAGGCGGGGCTGCTGGGGCGCAAGAGCGGCGAAGGTTTCTACAAGTACTGA
- the pdxH gene encoding pyridoxamine 5'-phosphate oxidase — MTDLTSMRISYTRDALSRDQLKDSPLEQFGVWFEDALREDVPEPYAMQVATANAAARPSVRTVLLRGATEDGLTFYTNFDSHKGLDLAENPQTELLFYWAPLERQIRAYGTVEKVPDEEANRYFHVRPRESQLAAHASDPQSGVVESRETLEKRFADLHTQYPEGTAVPKPDFWGGYRVTVHEWEFWQGRPNRMHDRFRYTREGDGWRVERLKP, encoded by the coding sequence ATGACCGACTTGACTTCGATGCGGATTTCTTACACGCGTGACGCCCTGAGCCGTGACCAGTTGAAGGACAGCCCACTCGAGCAGTTTGGCGTGTGGTTCGAGGACGCCCTGCGTGAGGACGTGCCCGAGCCTTATGCCATGCAGGTGGCGACGGCGAACGCAGCAGCCCGCCCCAGCGTTCGCACGGTGCTGCTGCGCGGCGCGACCGAGGACGGCCTGACGTTCTACACGAACTTCGACAGTCACAAGGGACTGGATCTGGCGGAAAATCCGCAGACGGAACTGCTGTTCTACTGGGCACCACTGGAACGGCAGATTCGCGCTTACGGCACCGTTGAAAAAGTCCCCGACGAGGAAGCCAACCGTTACTTCCACGTTCGCCCGCGCGAAAGCCAACTGGCTGCGCACGCCAGTGATCCGCAGAGTGGCGTGGTGGAGAGCCGCGAAACCCTGGAAAAACGCTTCGCCGACTTACACACGCAGTACCCCGAAGGCACCGCCGTTCCTAAACCCGACTTCTGGGGCGGCTACCGTGTGACCGTGCATGAGTGGGAATTCTGGCAAGGCCGTCCCAACCGCATGCACGACCGCTTCCGTTATACCCGCGAAGGCGACGGCTGGCGCGTGGAACGACTGAAACCCTGA
- a CDS encoding DNA-formamidopyrimidine glycosylase yields MPELPEVETTRRKIEPLLKGRVIERIEHDAPHRYRNTEAAHGKRIKALTRRGKYLLLQLAAADAEGDVPHELELIVHLGMTGGFRLEQGKHTRVTLHTDDGVLHFDDSRRFGKWAVVDPGKYASMPTLAAMGPEPLEEAFTEAEFVKAAATCGAVKVWLLSQKPVSGVGNIYADESLWLARIHPAQTKLQPAEAGRLYHAIREVMQGAVNAGGSSLGNGVGNYRQHDGLSGLFQHQHHAYGRENQPCERCGTEIRKIVLGQRGTHFCPQCQKLRE; encoded by the coding sequence ATGCCTGAGTTGCCGGAAGTGGAAACCACCCGTCGCAAAATAGAGCCGCTGCTGAAAGGCCGCGTCATCGAGCGCATCGAGCACGACGCCCCGCACAGGTACCGCAACACGGAGGCCGCGCACGGCAAACGCATCAAGGCTTTGACCCGGCGTGGCAAGTACCTGCTGTTGCAACTGGCTGCCGCCGACGCCGAGGGCGACGTGCCGCACGAGCTGGAACTCATCGTTCACCTGGGCATGACGGGCGGATTCCGCCTGGAACAGGGCAAGCACACCCGCGTCACGCTGCACACGGATGACGGCGTGCTGCACTTCGACGACTCGCGCCGCTTCGGGAAGTGGGCGGTGGTCGATCCTGGCAAGTACGCGAGCATGCCCACCCTCGCCGCGATGGGGCCGGAACCGCTTGAGGAGGCGTTCACCGAGGCAGAGTTTGTGAAAGCCGCCGCCACCTGCGGGGCCGTGAAGGTATGGCTGCTCTCGCAGAAACCCGTGAGCGGCGTAGGCAACATCTACGCCGACGAGAGCCTCTGGCTGGCCAGAATTCACCCGGCCCAGACGAAACTCCAGCCCGCCGAGGCGGGACGCCTGTACCACGCCATCCGCGAAGTGATGCAGGGCGCCGTGAACGCCGGCGGCAGCAGCCTCGGCAACGGAGTCGGGAATTACCGCCAGCACGACGGTCTCTCCGGCCTTTTTCAGCACCAGCACCACGCCTACGGCAGAGAAAATCAGCCCTGCGAACGCTGCGGCACGGAAATCAGGAAAATCGTGCTGGGACAACGCGGGACACATTTTTGCCCGCAGTGCCAGAAGTTGAGAGAATAG
- a CDS encoding pyroglutamyl-peptidase I: MPTLLLTGFEPFHTHPDNPSANAASELDGANLGHVQVVSALLPVEPRTAAQKLLGLLDRLSPDAVLLTGLAAGRPHVSLERVAVNVMDFNIPDNAGNTYRDAPAHEHEAAPAAYLSTLPLRNILQVWREAEIPGQISNTAGLYLCNFVMYQALHYLNETNAAHVPCGFLHVPANPAVALAVPEDRPALPYLPQSEITRAVKIAAETTVKGMRATDQ; this comes from the coding sequence GTGCCAACGCTACTCCTGACTGGTTTCGAGCCGTTTCACACGCATCCGGACAACCCCAGCGCGAACGCCGCGTCGGAACTGGACGGGGCGAACCTGGGACATGTCCAGGTGGTGTCCGCCCTGCTGCCCGTGGAACCCCGAACCGCCGCGCAGAAATTGCTGGGCCTGCTCGACCGCCTTTCACCGGACGCGGTGCTGCTGACGGGCCTCGCGGCAGGACGCCCTCACGTTTCACTGGAGCGCGTGGCGGTGAACGTCATGGACTTCAACATTCCAGACAACGCCGGGAACACCTACCGGGACGCACCGGCCCATGAGCACGAGGCCGCGCCCGCCGCCTACCTGAGCACCCTGCCGCTGCGGAACATCCTGCAAGTGTGGCGGGAGGCGGAGATTCCGGGTCAGATCAGCAACACCGCGGGCCTGTACCTCTGTAATTTCGTGATGTACCAGGCCCTTCATTACCTGAACGAGACGAACGCCGCGCACGTTCCCTGCGGCTTCCTGCACGTTCCCGCCAACCCGGCCGTGGCGCTGGCCGTGCCGGAAGACCGCCCCGCCCTCCCCTACCTGCCGCAAAGTGAAATTACCAGGGCAGTGAAGATAGCGGCAGAGACGACGGTCAAGGGAATGAGAGCGACTGATCAGTGA
- a CDS encoding ABC transporter ATP-binding protein, producing MSTLPLTLEPLTLENVTRRFSPHLPPVIDRLNLSLQPGELLTLLGPSGCGKTTALRLIAGLDTPDEGRIHVAGREVTQPFIPPEKRGVGLVFQDYALFPHLNVLQNVLFGLKHLPRAQRLPRARETLALVGLTVFEGRAPHQLSGGQQQRVALARALAPRPALLLLDEPFSNLDAQLRHATRQDVRHILRQSGTAAILVTHDQEEALAFSDRVALMRSGTIEQIGPPTHVYGQPETAFVASFLGRSNLISGTAQGQQAHTLLGHLPLHEPASGPVMLSVRPEQLMFTPHGTPATVKAREFGGRDTLYHLQIGEQELLMFTSDPQVHREGASVNISVQGAARIVR from the coding sequence ATGAGCACCCTTCCCCTGACCCTGGAGCCACTGACCCTGGAGAACGTCACGCGGCGCTTCAGTCCCCACCTGCCGCCCGTCATCGACCGCCTGAACCTGTCGTTGCAACCGGGGGAACTGTTGACCCTGCTCGGCCCCAGCGGGTGCGGGAAAACCACCGCCCTGCGCCTGATCGCGGGCCTCGACACGCCCGACGAGGGGCGCATTCACGTGGCCGGGCGCGAGGTCACGCAACCCTTCATTCCACCGGAGAAACGCGGGGTGGGGCTGGTGTTTCAGGATTACGCGCTGTTTCCTCACCTGAACGTCCTGCAAAACGTGCTGTTCGGGCTGAAGCATTTGCCGCGCGCCCAGCGCCTGCCGCGTGCCCGGGAAACGCTTGCCCTCGTGGGTCTGACCGTGTTCGAGGGCCGCGCGCCACACCAGCTGTCTGGCGGGCAGCAACAACGCGTCGCGCTGGCCCGCGCCCTGGCCCCACGGCCCGCGCTGCTGCTGCTCGACGAACCGTTCAGCAACCTGGACGCCCAACTCCGGCACGCCACCCGCCAGGACGTGCGGCACATCCTGCGGCAAAGCGGAACCGCCGCCATTCTCGTTACCCATGACCAGGAGGAGGCCCTGGCTTTCAGTGACCGCGTGGCCCTGATGCGGAGCGGCACCATAGAGCAGATAGGCCCACCCACCCACGTTTACGGCCAGCCGGAAACCGCCTTCGTCGCCAGTTTCCTCGGGCGCAGCAACCTCATTTCCGGCACGGCGCAGGGCCAGCAGGCGCACACCCTCCTGGGCCACCTGCCCCTGCACGAACCCGCCAGCGGCCCGGTCATGCTCAGCGTCCGGCCCGAACAACTGATGTTCACCCCGCACGGAACACCCGCCACCGTGAAAGCCCGCGAATTCGGCGGGCGAGACACCCTCTATCACCTGCAGATCGGTGAACAGGAACTCCTGATGTTCACCAGCGACCCGCAAGTCCACCGGGAAGGAGCGAGCGTGAACATCAGCGTCCAGGGCGCGGCCCGGATTGTTCGCTGA